The Danio rerio strain Tuebingen ecotype United States chromosome 1, GRCz12tu, whole genome shotgun sequence genome includes a region encoding these proteins:
- the zmp:0000001082 gene encoding integrin alpha-D isoform X1 has product MEMCVFTLLMCACLSEAFNMDTEHPLVYNGSAADFFGYSVHQSESSTQIIVGAPLARNSTGEIYTCASDLRSCKALRRPDSERVRFFSMSVSVSPDAPLTSCSPYLPHDCDGNSYLNGICYQFNSGLQAVSNFTAAYQECTKREVNLVFLFDGSRSMKPEEFDLNKDFITDIMKKLSNSSIKFAAVQFATTFSTVFDFNDYQLGSAEQKLQKEKHMSALTNTHGAIKYVLENLLNNVSSGANPKAQHALVIITDGDPTDRDNEHVLEKCDKQNILRYIIGVGGLANLARLTSLASEPKHNNTFFIKDYKGLEGLLDNLQKKIYNIEGSTEAHSKDRLKELSQSGFSVINHKDSVIVGSVGSNDWRGSLYEVTGSGSGVKETEIRDPFVSKDSYMGYSAVLGARAGVSFLFSGAPRAEHMGLVTLFIKNDSSWRVSWNISGEQIGSYFGASLSLLDVDSDGDSDFLLVGAPLFHQSQPRAEGKLYVYTFSDGPFQKMLNVSGSNIGRFSASLASLKDLNGDSLSDVAVGAPLENDGEGVVYIYLGDGMRGINLNHAPQRISGRSVLPGLQQFGVSLSGQMDMSDDNLTDVVIGARGGMVLLKARPVMSVSVQLSFSPNEINLNYFECPSDKVLNVFNLTSCFTMKEQTSSNGSLDKKLNVSLELNVDVMRGINRGFFVQRDSSSKALQQLLLLDSGIFCRSFPVFMPGCVADTVSPLKIRMNFSQSEMSGSSVAVLDVYSRTEEYVEVPFQRNCNSNNSCVADLKLDFSFRNNTLVVANQAHFTLLISLENPGDDSFNTSIVLHYPDGLSLSNFLTVKPSRTRSSCGDRDSGATNRTTCSINLPVYRSGTTTQFQATFRVSKWDYDWSDMMEMMITANSDNNGNTSAAAVRRSVPVQFAVDVAISLSAEDSVTYLNFSLEDRGPKPLRIVYKVENLGVKGLPVRVSLHLPCPTTPVRLSKQKFSVQQNSTDVACTSSEDDHCETIECSQFHLDKHSVVQFILTADATFQSVKEYESKFSFQELRKDFSLNISAELNYNRSRYNQTSTGLKDDPHKSQITVKAEFVLPPNRMLIISVGAGGGLILLIIIFFLLVKVRTNQQSLHT; this is encoded by the exons ATGGAGATGTGTGTCTTCACCCTCCTCATGTGCG CGTGTCTTTCAGAGGCCTTCAACATGGACACCGAACATCCGCTGGTGTATAACGGCAGCGCAGCAGATTTCTTTGGTTACAGCGTTCATCAGTCTGAGAGCAGCACACA GATTATTGTCGGAGCTCCATTAGCCAGGAACTCAACAGGTGAAATCTACACCTGCGCATCAGATCTGCGCTCCTGCAAAGCGCTGCGCCGGCCAG ACTCAGAGCGCGTCCGCTTCTTCAgcatgtctgtgtctgtgtcgCCTGACGCTCCGCTGACT AGCTGCAGTCCGTATCTCCCTCATGATTGTGATGGAAACTCGTATCTGAACGGCATCTGCTACCAGTTCAACAGCGGCTTACAGGCCGTCTCCAACTTCACTGCCGCTTACCAAG AATGCACAAAGAGAGAGGTCAACCTGGTGTTTCTGTTTGATGGATCCCGCAGTATGAAGCCAGAAGAGTTTGATCTGAATAAAGACTTCATTACAGATATCATGAAGAAACTGTCGAACTCCTCCATAAAG TTCGCTGCCGTCCAGTTTGCAACAACCTTCAGTACTGTGTTTGACTTCAACGACTATCAGCTCGGCTCCGCTGAACAGAAACTGCAGAAGGAGAAGCACATGAGCgcgctcacaaacacacacgggGCCATCAAATACGTCCT AGAGAATCTGCTGAATAACGTGTCGTCTGGAGCCAATCCCAAAGCTCAGCACGCCCTGGTGATCATCACAGATGGAGACCCCACCGATCGGGATAATGAACATGTGCTCGAGAAATGTGACAAGCAAAATATCCTGCGCTACATCATTGGG GTGGGAGGCCTTGCAAATTTAGCCAGACTAACTTCACTGGCATCAGAACCAAAACACAACAACACTTTCTTTATTAAGGACTATAAAGGACTCGAAGGACTTCTGGATAACCTGCAAAAGAAGATCTACAACATTGAGG GCTCAACAGAAGCACACAGCAAAGACAGACTGAAAGAGTTATCACAAAGCGGATTCAGCGTCATCAACCACAAG GACTCTGTGATCGTGGGCTCGGTTGGATCTAATGACTGGCGTGGATCTCTGTATGAAGTGACGGGATCAGGATCTGGAGTGAAAGAGACTGAGATTAGAGATCCGTTCGTCAGTAAAGACTCATATATGG GTTACTCTGCTGTGCTGGGAGCGAGAGCCGGCGTCTCCTTTCTGTTCTCCGGGGCTCCGCGAGCCGAACACATGGGTCTGGTGACTCTCTTCATCAAGAATGACAGCAGCTGGAGAGTGAGCTGGAACATCTCAGGGGAACAG ATTGGATCATATTTCGGAGCGTCTCTGAGTCTGCTGGATGTGGACTCTGATGGAGACTCAGATTTCCTGCTGGTCGGAGCTCCGCTGTTCCACCAGTCTCAGCCGAGGGCGGAGGGCAAGCTGTACGTCTACACCTTTTCTGATGGG CCCTTCCAGAAGATGCTGAATGTGAGCGGGTCAAACATTGGCAGGTTTTCTGCATCTCTGGCATCCCTAAAGGACCTGAATGGAGACAGCCTGTCAGATGTGGCGGTCGGGGCTCCGCTTGAGAACGATGGAGAAGGAGTCGTCTACATCTACCTGGGTGACGGGATGCGTGGCATCAACCTTAATCACGCTCCTCAG cggaTTTCGGGCCGGTCGGTTCTGCCTGGTCTTCAGCAGTTTGGAGTGTCTCTGTCCGGCCAGATGGACATGAGCGATGACAACCTGACAGATGTGGTGATCGGAGCGCGAGGAGGGATGGTGCTGCTCAA GGCTCGGCCGGTGATGTCTGTATCTGTGCAGCTCAGCTTCAGTCCTAATGAAATCAACCTGAACTACTTTGAATGTCCAAGTGACAAAGTGTTGAATGTGTTTAATCTCACTTCATGTTTCACGATGAAGGAGCAGACGAGCAGCAACG GATCGCTCGACAAGAAGCTGAACGTTTCTCTGGAGCTGAACGTGGACGTGATGAGAGGAATCAATCGAGGGTTCTTTGTTCAGAGGGATTCATCATCCAAGGCTCTGCAGCAGCTCCTCCTGCTGGATTCTGGGATCTTCTGTCGGAGCTTCCCCGTCTTCATGCCG ggctGTGTTGCAGACACAGTGTCTCCTCTGAAGATACGAATGAATTTCTCTCAGAGTGAGATGTCTGGAAGCTCTGTGGCTGTTCTGGATGTCTACAGCAGGACAGAGGAGTATGTGGAG GTGCCGTTTCAAAGGAACTGTAATTCCAATAACAGCTGTGTGGCCGATCTGAAGCTGGACTTCAGTTTTAG GAACAACACGTTAGTGGTGGCGAATCAAGCTCATTTCACGCTCCTCATATCGCTGGAGAACCCCGGCGACGACTCCTTCAACACCAGCATAGTGCTGCACTACCCAGACGGCCTCTCGCTCTCAAATTTCCTGACGGTTAAG CCCAGCCGGACCCGAAGCAGCTGTGGTGATCGCGACAGCGGAGCGACAAACAGAACCACCTGCAGCATCAATCTACCAGTGTACCGCAGCGGCACTAca ACTCAGTTTCAGGCAACATTTCGAGTGTCGAAGTGGGATTACGACTGGTCCGACATGATGGAGATGATGATCACGGCCAACAG CGACAACAATGGAAACACGAGCGCTGCGGCGGTGAGGAGGAGTGTACCGGTTCAGTTCGCTGTCGATGTGGCCATCAGTCT ATCGGCTGAAGACTCTGTGACGTACCTGAACTTCTCTCTGGAGGACAGAGGTCCAAAACCTCTCCGCATCGTCTACAAG GTGGAGAATCTGGGTGTAAAGGGTCTGCCGGTGAGGGTCTCGCTCCACCTGCCCTGTCCAACTACACCTGTGCGTTTAAGCAAACAGAAGTTCAGCGTGCAGCAG AACTCTACAGACGTGGCGTGCACATCCTCTGAG GACGATCACTGCGAGACGATTGAGTGTTCTCAGTTTCATCTGGACAAACATTCAGTCGTTCAGTTCATCCTGACAGCAGACGCCACTTTCCAGAGCGTGAAGGAGTACGAGAGC AAATTTTCCTTCCAGGAGTTGAGGAAGGATTTCTCCTTGAACATCAGTGCCGAGCTCAACTACAACAGAAGCCGCTACAACCAGACGTCCACAGGCCTGAAG
- the zmp:0000001082 gene encoding integrin alpha-D isoform 2 precursor (isoform 2 precursor is encoded by transcript variant 2) has product MEMCVFTLLMCACLSEAFNMDTEHPLVYNGSAADFFGYSVHQSESSTQIIVGAPLARNSTGEIYTCASDLRSCKALRRPDSERVRFFSMSVSVSPDAPLTSCSPYLPHDCDGNSYLNGICYQFNSGLQAVSNFTAAYQECTKREVNLVFLFDGSRSMKPEEFDLNKDFITDIMKKLSNSSIKFAAVQFATTFSTVFDFNDYQLGSAEQKLQKEKHMSALTNTHGAIKYVLENLLNNVSSGANPKAQHALVIITDGDPTDRDNEHVLEKCDKQNILRYIIGVGGLANLARLTSLASEPKHNNTFFIKDYKGLEGLLDNLQKKIYNIEEAHSKDRLKELSQSGFSVINHKDSVIVGSVGSNDWRGSLYEVTGSGSGVKETEIRDPFVSKDSYMGYSAVLGARAGVSFLFSGAPRAEHMGLVTLFIKNDSSWRVSWNISGEQIGSYFGASLSLLDVDSDGDSDFLLVGAPLFHQSQPRAEGKLYVYTFSDGPFQKMLNVSGSNIGRFSASLASLKDLNGDSLSDVAVGAPLENDGEGVVYIYLGDGMRGINLNHAPQRISGRSVLPGLQQFGVSLSGQMDMSDDNLTDVVIGARGGMVLLKARPVMSVSVQLSFSPNEINLNYFECPSDKVLNVFNLTSCFTMKEQTSSNGSLDKKLNVSLELNVDVMRGINRGFFVQRDSSSKALQQLLLLDSGIFCRSFPVFMPGCVADTVSPLKIRMNFSQSEMSGSSVAVLDVYSRTEEYVEVPFQRNCNSNNSCVADLKLDFSFRNNTLVVANQAHFTLLISLENPGDDSFNTSIVLHYPDGLSLSNFLTVKPSRTRSSCGDRDSGATNRTTCSINLPVYRSGTTTQFQATFRVSKWDYDWSDMMEMMITANSDNNGNTSAAAVRRSVPVQFAVDVAISLSAEDSVTYLNFSLEDRGPKPLRIVYKVENLGVKGLPVRVSLHLPCPTTPVRLSKQKFSVQQNSTDVACTSSEDDHCETIECSQFHLDKHSVVQFILTADATFQSVKEYESKFSFQELRKDFSLNISAELNYNRSRYNQTSTGLKDDPHKSQITVKAEFVLPPNRMLIISVGAGGGLILLIIIFFLLVKCGFFKRRRPEEFPSQTDDVSALENSPEDSPLMDTDAKDGAGVAVKENGASADPTNTEQ; this is encoded by the exons ATGGAGATGTGTGTCTTCACCCTCCTCATGTGCG CGTGTCTTTCAGAGGCCTTCAACATGGACACCGAACATCCGCTGGTGTATAACGGCAGCGCAGCAGATTTCTTTGGTTACAGCGTTCATCAGTCTGAGAGCAGCACACA GATTATTGTCGGAGCTCCATTAGCCAGGAACTCAACAGGTGAAATCTACACCTGCGCATCAGATCTGCGCTCCTGCAAAGCGCTGCGCCGGCCAG ACTCAGAGCGCGTCCGCTTCTTCAgcatgtctgtgtctgtgtcgCCTGACGCTCCGCTGACT AGCTGCAGTCCGTATCTCCCTCATGATTGTGATGGAAACTCGTATCTGAACGGCATCTGCTACCAGTTCAACAGCGGCTTACAGGCCGTCTCCAACTTCACTGCCGCTTACCAAG AATGCACAAAGAGAGAGGTCAACCTGGTGTTTCTGTTTGATGGATCCCGCAGTATGAAGCCAGAAGAGTTTGATCTGAATAAAGACTTCATTACAGATATCATGAAGAAACTGTCGAACTCCTCCATAAAG TTCGCTGCCGTCCAGTTTGCAACAACCTTCAGTACTGTGTTTGACTTCAACGACTATCAGCTCGGCTCCGCTGAACAGAAACTGCAGAAGGAGAAGCACATGAGCgcgctcacaaacacacacgggGCCATCAAATACGTCCT AGAGAATCTGCTGAATAACGTGTCGTCTGGAGCCAATCCCAAAGCTCAGCACGCCCTGGTGATCATCACAGATGGAGACCCCACCGATCGGGATAATGAACATGTGCTCGAGAAATGTGACAAGCAAAATATCCTGCGCTACATCATTGGG GTGGGAGGCCTTGCAAATTTAGCCAGACTAACTTCACTGGCATCAGAACCAAAACACAACAACACTTTCTTTATTAAGGACTATAAAGGACTCGAAGGACTTCTGGATAACCTGCAAAAGAAGATCTACAACATTGAGG AAGCACACAGCAAAGACAGACTGAAAGAGTTATCACAAAGCGGATTCAGCGTCATCAACCACAAG GACTCTGTGATCGTGGGCTCGGTTGGATCTAATGACTGGCGTGGATCTCTGTATGAAGTGACGGGATCAGGATCTGGAGTGAAAGAGACTGAGATTAGAGATCCGTTCGTCAGTAAAGACTCATATATGG GTTACTCTGCTGTGCTGGGAGCGAGAGCCGGCGTCTCCTTTCTGTTCTCCGGGGCTCCGCGAGCCGAACACATGGGTCTGGTGACTCTCTTCATCAAGAATGACAGCAGCTGGAGAGTGAGCTGGAACATCTCAGGGGAACAG ATTGGATCATATTTCGGAGCGTCTCTGAGTCTGCTGGATGTGGACTCTGATGGAGACTCAGATTTCCTGCTGGTCGGAGCTCCGCTGTTCCACCAGTCTCAGCCGAGGGCGGAGGGCAAGCTGTACGTCTACACCTTTTCTGATGGG CCCTTCCAGAAGATGCTGAATGTGAGCGGGTCAAACATTGGCAGGTTTTCTGCATCTCTGGCATCCCTAAAGGACCTGAATGGAGACAGCCTGTCAGATGTGGCGGTCGGGGCTCCGCTTGAGAACGATGGAGAAGGAGTCGTCTACATCTACCTGGGTGACGGGATGCGTGGCATCAACCTTAATCACGCTCCTCAG cggaTTTCGGGCCGGTCGGTTCTGCCTGGTCTTCAGCAGTTTGGAGTGTCTCTGTCCGGCCAGATGGACATGAGCGATGACAACCTGACAGATGTGGTGATCGGAGCGCGAGGAGGGATGGTGCTGCTCAA GGCTCGGCCGGTGATGTCTGTATCTGTGCAGCTCAGCTTCAGTCCTAATGAAATCAACCTGAACTACTTTGAATGTCCAAGTGACAAAGTGTTGAATGTGTTTAATCTCACTTCATGTTTCACGATGAAGGAGCAGACGAGCAGCAACG GATCGCTCGACAAGAAGCTGAACGTTTCTCTGGAGCTGAACGTGGACGTGATGAGAGGAATCAATCGAGGGTTCTTTGTTCAGAGGGATTCATCATCCAAGGCTCTGCAGCAGCTCCTCCTGCTGGATTCTGGGATCTTCTGTCGGAGCTTCCCCGTCTTCATGCCG ggctGTGTTGCAGACACAGTGTCTCCTCTGAAGATACGAATGAATTTCTCTCAGAGTGAGATGTCTGGAAGCTCTGTGGCTGTTCTGGATGTCTACAGCAGGACAGAGGAGTATGTGGAG GTGCCGTTTCAAAGGAACTGTAATTCCAATAACAGCTGTGTGGCCGATCTGAAGCTGGACTTCAGTTTTAG GAACAACACGTTAGTGGTGGCGAATCAAGCTCATTTCACGCTCCTCATATCGCTGGAGAACCCCGGCGACGACTCCTTCAACACCAGCATAGTGCTGCACTACCCAGACGGCCTCTCGCTCTCAAATTTCCTGACGGTTAAG CCCAGCCGGACCCGAAGCAGCTGTGGTGATCGCGACAGCGGAGCGACAAACAGAACCACCTGCAGCATCAATCTACCAGTGTACCGCAGCGGCACTAca ACTCAGTTTCAGGCAACATTTCGAGTGTCGAAGTGGGATTACGACTGGTCCGACATGATGGAGATGATGATCACGGCCAACAG CGACAACAATGGAAACACGAGCGCTGCGGCGGTGAGGAGGAGTGTACCGGTTCAGTTCGCTGTCGATGTGGCCATCAGTCT ATCGGCTGAAGACTCTGTGACGTACCTGAACTTCTCTCTGGAGGACAGAGGTCCAAAACCTCTCCGCATCGTCTACAAG GTGGAGAATCTGGGTGTAAAGGGTCTGCCGGTGAGGGTCTCGCTCCACCTGCCCTGTCCAACTACACCTGTGCGTTTAAGCAAACAGAAGTTCAGCGTGCAGCAG AACTCTACAGACGTGGCGTGCACATCCTCTGAG GACGATCACTGCGAGACGATTGAGTGTTCTCAGTTTCATCTGGACAAACATTCAGTCGTTCAGTTCATCCTGACAGCAGACGCCACTTTCCAGAGCGTGAAGGAGTACGAGAGC AAATTTTCCTTCCAGGAGTTGAGGAAGGATTTCTCCTTGAACATCAGTGCCGAGCTCAACTACAACAGAAGCCGCTACAACCAGACGTCCACAGGCCTGAAG GACGACCCTCATAAATCACAG ATCACAGTGAAGGCCGAGTTCGTCCTTCCTCCCAATCGAATGCTCATCATCAGTGTTGGTGCAGGGGGCGGGCTCATCTTGCTCATTATCATATTCTTCCTGCTGGTGAAG tgtgggTTCTTCAAGCGTAGGCGTCCTGAAGAGTTTCCCTCTCAGACTGATGATGTATCTGCTCTGGAGAACAGCCCTGAAGACTCTCCTCTCATGGACACAGATGCTAAAGACGGTGCAGGAGTCGCTGTGAAGGAGAACGGAGCGAGTGCAGACCCGACAAACACAGAACAATAA
- the zmp:0000001082 gene encoding integrin alpha-D isoform 1 precursor (isoform 1 precursor is encoded by transcript variant 1), translated as MEMCVFTLLMCACLSEAFNMDTEHPLVYNGSAADFFGYSVHQSESSTQIIVGAPLARNSTGEIYTCASDLRSCKALRRPDSERVRFFSMSVSVSPDAPLTSCSPYLPHDCDGNSYLNGICYQFNSGLQAVSNFTAAYQECTKREVNLVFLFDGSRSMKPEEFDLNKDFITDIMKKLSNSSIKFAAVQFATTFSTVFDFNDYQLGSAEQKLQKEKHMSALTNTHGAIKYVLENLLNNVSSGANPKAQHALVIITDGDPTDRDNEHVLEKCDKQNILRYIIGVGGLANLARLTSLASEPKHNNTFFIKDYKGLEGLLDNLQKKIYNIEGSTEAHSKDRLKELSQSGFSVINHKDSVIVGSVGSNDWRGSLYEVTGSGSGVKETEIRDPFVSKDSYMGYSAVLGARAGVSFLFSGAPRAEHMGLVTLFIKNDSSWRVSWNISGEQIGSYFGASLSLLDVDSDGDSDFLLVGAPLFHQSQPRAEGKLYVYTFSDGPFQKMLNVSGSNIGRFSASLASLKDLNGDSLSDVAVGAPLENDGEGVVYIYLGDGMRGINLNHAPQRISGRSVLPGLQQFGVSLSGQMDMSDDNLTDVVIGARGGMVLLKARPVMSVSVQLSFSPNEINLNYFECPSDKVLNVFNLTSCFTMKEQTSSNGSLDKKLNVSLELNVDVMRGINRGFFVQRDSSSKALQQLLLLDSGIFCRSFPVFMPGCVADTVSPLKIRMNFSQSEMSGSSVAVLDVYSRTEEYVEVPFQRNCNSNNSCVADLKLDFSFRNNTLVVANQAHFTLLISLENPGDDSFNTSIVLHYPDGLSLSNFLTVKPSRTRSSCGDRDSGATNRTTCSINLPVYRSGTTTQFQATFRVSKWDYDWSDMMEMMITANSDNNGNTSAAAVRRSVPVQFAVDVAISLSAEDSVTYLNFSLEDRGPKPLRIVYKVENLGVKGLPVRVSLHLPCPTTPVRLSKQKFSVQQNSTDVACTSSEDDHCETIECSQFHLDKHSVVQFILTADATFQSVKEYESKFSFQELRKDFSLNISAELNYNRSRYNQTSTGLKDDPHKSQITVKAEFVLPPNRMLIISVGAGGGLILLIIIFFLLVKCGFFKRRRPEEFPSQTDDVSALENSPEDSPLMDTDAKDGAGVAVKENGASADPTNTEQ; from the exons ATGGAGATGTGTGTCTTCACCCTCCTCATGTGCG CGTGTCTTTCAGAGGCCTTCAACATGGACACCGAACATCCGCTGGTGTATAACGGCAGCGCAGCAGATTTCTTTGGTTACAGCGTTCATCAGTCTGAGAGCAGCACACA GATTATTGTCGGAGCTCCATTAGCCAGGAACTCAACAGGTGAAATCTACACCTGCGCATCAGATCTGCGCTCCTGCAAAGCGCTGCGCCGGCCAG ACTCAGAGCGCGTCCGCTTCTTCAgcatgtctgtgtctgtgtcgCCTGACGCTCCGCTGACT AGCTGCAGTCCGTATCTCCCTCATGATTGTGATGGAAACTCGTATCTGAACGGCATCTGCTACCAGTTCAACAGCGGCTTACAGGCCGTCTCCAACTTCACTGCCGCTTACCAAG AATGCACAAAGAGAGAGGTCAACCTGGTGTTTCTGTTTGATGGATCCCGCAGTATGAAGCCAGAAGAGTTTGATCTGAATAAAGACTTCATTACAGATATCATGAAGAAACTGTCGAACTCCTCCATAAAG TTCGCTGCCGTCCAGTTTGCAACAACCTTCAGTACTGTGTTTGACTTCAACGACTATCAGCTCGGCTCCGCTGAACAGAAACTGCAGAAGGAGAAGCACATGAGCgcgctcacaaacacacacgggGCCATCAAATACGTCCT AGAGAATCTGCTGAATAACGTGTCGTCTGGAGCCAATCCCAAAGCTCAGCACGCCCTGGTGATCATCACAGATGGAGACCCCACCGATCGGGATAATGAACATGTGCTCGAGAAATGTGACAAGCAAAATATCCTGCGCTACATCATTGGG GTGGGAGGCCTTGCAAATTTAGCCAGACTAACTTCACTGGCATCAGAACCAAAACACAACAACACTTTCTTTATTAAGGACTATAAAGGACTCGAAGGACTTCTGGATAACCTGCAAAAGAAGATCTACAACATTGAGG GCTCAACAGAAGCACACAGCAAAGACAGACTGAAAGAGTTATCACAAAGCGGATTCAGCGTCATCAACCACAAG GACTCTGTGATCGTGGGCTCGGTTGGATCTAATGACTGGCGTGGATCTCTGTATGAAGTGACGGGATCAGGATCTGGAGTGAAAGAGACTGAGATTAGAGATCCGTTCGTCAGTAAAGACTCATATATGG GTTACTCTGCTGTGCTGGGAGCGAGAGCCGGCGTCTCCTTTCTGTTCTCCGGGGCTCCGCGAGCCGAACACATGGGTCTGGTGACTCTCTTCATCAAGAATGACAGCAGCTGGAGAGTGAGCTGGAACATCTCAGGGGAACAG ATTGGATCATATTTCGGAGCGTCTCTGAGTCTGCTGGATGTGGACTCTGATGGAGACTCAGATTTCCTGCTGGTCGGAGCTCCGCTGTTCCACCAGTCTCAGCCGAGGGCGGAGGGCAAGCTGTACGTCTACACCTTTTCTGATGGG CCCTTCCAGAAGATGCTGAATGTGAGCGGGTCAAACATTGGCAGGTTTTCTGCATCTCTGGCATCCCTAAAGGACCTGAATGGAGACAGCCTGTCAGATGTGGCGGTCGGGGCTCCGCTTGAGAACGATGGAGAAGGAGTCGTCTACATCTACCTGGGTGACGGGATGCGTGGCATCAACCTTAATCACGCTCCTCAG cggaTTTCGGGCCGGTCGGTTCTGCCTGGTCTTCAGCAGTTTGGAGTGTCTCTGTCCGGCCAGATGGACATGAGCGATGACAACCTGACAGATGTGGTGATCGGAGCGCGAGGAGGGATGGTGCTGCTCAA GGCTCGGCCGGTGATGTCTGTATCTGTGCAGCTCAGCTTCAGTCCTAATGAAATCAACCTGAACTACTTTGAATGTCCAAGTGACAAAGTGTTGAATGTGTTTAATCTCACTTCATGTTTCACGATGAAGGAGCAGACGAGCAGCAACG GATCGCTCGACAAGAAGCTGAACGTTTCTCTGGAGCTGAACGTGGACGTGATGAGAGGAATCAATCGAGGGTTCTTTGTTCAGAGGGATTCATCATCCAAGGCTCTGCAGCAGCTCCTCCTGCTGGATTCTGGGATCTTCTGTCGGAGCTTCCCCGTCTTCATGCCG ggctGTGTTGCAGACACAGTGTCTCCTCTGAAGATACGAATGAATTTCTCTCAGAGTGAGATGTCTGGAAGCTCTGTGGCTGTTCTGGATGTCTACAGCAGGACAGAGGAGTATGTGGAG GTGCCGTTTCAAAGGAACTGTAATTCCAATAACAGCTGTGTGGCCGATCTGAAGCTGGACTTCAGTTTTAG GAACAACACGTTAGTGGTGGCGAATCAAGCTCATTTCACGCTCCTCATATCGCTGGAGAACCCCGGCGACGACTCCTTCAACACCAGCATAGTGCTGCACTACCCAGACGGCCTCTCGCTCTCAAATTTCCTGACGGTTAAG CCCAGCCGGACCCGAAGCAGCTGTGGTGATCGCGACAGCGGAGCGACAAACAGAACCACCTGCAGCATCAATCTACCAGTGTACCGCAGCGGCACTAca ACTCAGTTTCAGGCAACATTTCGAGTGTCGAAGTGGGATTACGACTGGTCCGACATGATGGAGATGATGATCACGGCCAACAG CGACAACAATGGAAACACGAGCGCTGCGGCGGTGAGGAGGAGTGTACCGGTTCAGTTCGCTGTCGATGTGGCCATCAGTCT ATCGGCTGAAGACTCTGTGACGTACCTGAACTTCTCTCTGGAGGACAGAGGTCCAAAACCTCTCCGCATCGTCTACAAG GTGGAGAATCTGGGTGTAAAGGGTCTGCCGGTGAGGGTCTCGCTCCACCTGCCCTGTCCAACTACACCTGTGCGTTTAAGCAAACAGAAGTTCAGCGTGCAGCAG AACTCTACAGACGTGGCGTGCACATCCTCTGAG GACGATCACTGCGAGACGATTGAGTGTTCTCAGTTTCATCTGGACAAACATTCAGTCGTTCAGTTCATCCTGACAGCAGACGCCACTTTCCAGAGCGTGAAGGAGTACGAGAGC AAATTTTCCTTCCAGGAGTTGAGGAAGGATTTCTCCTTGAACATCAGTGCCGAGCTCAACTACAACAGAAGCCGCTACAACCAGACGTCCACAGGCCTGAAG GACGACCCTCATAAATCACAG ATCACAGTGAAGGCCGAGTTCGTCCTTCCTCCCAATCGAATGCTCATCATCAGTGTTGGTGCAGGGGGCGGGCTCATCTTGCTCATTATCATATTCTTCCTGCTGGTGAAG tgtgggTTCTTCAAGCGTAGGCGTCCTGAAGAGTTTCCCTCTCAGACTGATGATGTATCTGCTCTGGAGAACAGCCCTGAAGACTCTCCTCTCATGGACACAGATGCTAAAGACGGTGCAGGAGTCGCTGTGAAGGAGAACGGAGCGAGTGCAGACCCGACAAACACAGAACAATAA